A portion of the Bubalus kerabau isolate K-KA32 ecotype Philippines breed swamp buffalo chromosome 1, PCC_UOA_SB_1v2, whole genome shotgun sequence genome contains these proteins:
- the LOC129643945 gene encoding translation initiation factor IF-2-like, protein MTRVIEAGVSSRAERGTNVRSPWVPSLTSGECGAATRVKVEAGKLPTFHDGCFVQAGVDRLHGLASLQQVSTAAAADPSRFPSPSFREARQARGGRERPGWGGRRAGGELPACTLSSRPGPESRLRVLLPPACERAEEVEGRSLARGRSLGGGRPLASPAPWARGGGASPDPGPQRSPVRTPAGPRAAAPAWSGARGGDRAPAPASGARLPAAAAATAQLRVPGARGSRRVSEAAAAAAEAGERSRRQRGRPPRLPAPTALRPASAPVTFPGRLPRPRAPGPAPQAGARPSPASPYRGAAGGRRRPGGRGRRGRLQPPSRCALGARPGRTAAAPPPRESPGARSWGRGCARPAGLGAGRPCPEGAKRLRGAREVEPAPAAAPCLSPAPPPRTLVRGRPRPHPMRGAPGSEESGGEQGAAPGSSAQGRGRRNGAQLERPGPSPPPSKAGAALKSALGTAARTPAEPAGTPTRNPCAS, encoded by the exons ATGACTCGGGTTATTGAGGCAGGAGTCAGCTCCCGAGCGGAGCGAGGGACAAACGTCCGGAGCCCTTGGGTCCCCAGCCTGACCTCTGGGGAATGTG GAGCGGCGACCCGAGTAAAAGTGGAGGCGGGGAAACTTCCTACTTTCCACGACGGCTGCTTTGTACAAGCAGGCGTGGACAGGCTGCACGGCCTTGCGAGCTTGCAACAAGTGTCTACGGCAGCAGCTGCGGACCCGTCCCGCTTCCCTTCCCCCTCTTTCCGCGAGGCTCGCCAAGCCCGAGGCGGCCGGGAGCGGCCcggctggggagggagaagggcgGGCGGGGAGCTCCCAGCTTGCACCCTTTCATCTCGGCCCGGGCCAGAATCCCGGCTCCGGGTGTTGCTTCCGCCTGCGTGCGAGAGAGCAGAAGAAGTAGAAGGGAGGAGCCTCGCCCGGGGGCGGAGCCTAGGCGGGGGTCGGCCGCTAG CGAGCCCGGCGCCCTGGGCACGCGGCGGCGGGGCCAGCCCGGACCCCGGACCCCAACGCTCGCCCGTCCGCACCCCCGCCGGGCCCCGCGCGGCGGCCCCCGCCTGGTCCGGCGCGCGAGGCGGGGATCGCGCGCCGGCTCCGGCCAGCGGCGCCCGGCTGCCTGCGGCGGCTGCAGCGACCGCCCAGCTCCGAGTGCCGGGCGCTCGGGGAAGCCGGCGCGTttcggaggcggcggcggcggcggccgaggcCGGCGAGCGCTCCCGGAGGCAGCGGGGCCGCCCGCCTCGGCTCCCCGCACCCACTGCTCTGCGCCCCGCCTCCGCTCCGGTGACCTTCCCGGGGCGCCTCCCCCGGCCCCGCGCCCCCGGCCCCGCGCCCCAGGCCGGGGCGAGGCCCTCTCCAGCGTCTCCTTACCGCGGAGCCGCGGGCGGGCGGCGCAGGCCCGGGGGGAGGGGGCGCCGCGGCCGGTTGCAGCCCCCTAGCCGCTGCGCTCTCGGTGCTCGGCCCGGCCGGACTGCCGCCGCTCCGCCGCCGCGCGAGAGCCCGGGCGCCCGAAGCTGGGGGCGCGGTTGCGCTCGCCCGGCCGGGCTGGGAGCGGGCAGGCCCTGCCCTGAAGGGGCGAAGCGGCTCCGGGGAGCGCGGGAGGTGGAGCCGGCCCCGGCGGCCGCCCCGTGTCTCTCCCCAGCGCCACCTCCCCGGACCCTAGTCCGAGGCAGACCCAGGCCCCATCCCATGCGGGGCGCCCCCGGCTCGGAAGAGTCCGGGGGGGAGCAGGGAGCAGCTCCAGGCAGCAGTGCCcaagggagaggaagaagaaacgGTGCTCAGCTCGAGCGGCCCGGACCCTCCCCGCCGCCTTCCAAGGCGGGGGCTGCCCTGAAGTCTGCGCTTGGCACCGCCGCTCGGACTCCGGCAGAGCCTGCTGGGACCCCGACCCGGAACCCTTGCGCCTCGTAG